AACGTTTTTATAAGTATTACGTAACCGTAAGAACATGTGAATAGAATTCAGACGCGTGCATGATCACATTCCAGAGCAGTACGACTTAGAATACTAGAGGAGAAAAACTTTCCAGCAATACAATATCTTTAGCGAGGATGCATAATGCCTCTCCCACCATCAACACGCAGCAACTGCCCTGTGGTGAAAGAGCTTTTCTCGGATGCAAGGAAAAGAATCGCTTCAGCAACTTCCTTAGGGTTACCAGGTCTGCCAAGAGCATGAgtagttttgcttttttcgaggaactaaatcaaataatagTTTAGAACATGttatatttcaaataatatcCAAGAAAAGGATAGCTACACTACACTAGATAGATGGAAATTACCGCTGCATAAGTCGCTTCATCTTGTCCGGATCTTCTATGGAGATTTGTGACTGTAACTCCGGGGCTGCAACATGGTTTGACATTAAAAAGTTGTGAGAAGAGTCCTACGGGGACAATTTCTTTTGTCGAATTAGTAATGAGAAAAAGCTAACTTCACAGCATTAACACGAACACCATGTGGAGCCATCTCAAGAGCAAGGCATTTTGTAAACTGGTCCACCGCAGACTTGGACATACAATAGTAGGTGACACCGGGAAACTGGATGCAAATTTACAACTCTGAGTTTCACAAATATCTGAATTTCAATAgacgaatttcaaaaagatctaCCGGACACGGTCCATTTATGCTGCTTACATTGACGACGGTACCTTTAGATTTGATTATATGAGGAAGGGCTTCGCGGGTTAAGCGGACAAGACTGAAAGAATGATGCTACAACTAACCCATGAACATGTAAAATAATGACGAACATACCATCGGACGTTCACGTTGAAAAGTTCGTCATAGACGGATATATTTG
The Necator americanus strain Aroian chromosome I, whole genome shotgun sequence genome window above contains:
- a CDS encoding hypothetical protein (NECATOR_CHRI.G2682.T1), which translates into the protein MPVAIITGASSGIGRATALLFASHKYQLSLTGRNEAALKDVAKECVQQGIAEKDIVISPTDLSAEEAPKTIVDNTLTKFQRIDSLINSAGILRAGAVLDSNISVYDELFNVNVRCLVRLTREALPHIIKSKGTVVNVSSINGPCPFPGVTYYCMSKSAVDQFTKCLALEMAPHGVRVNAVNPGVTVTNLHRRSGQDEATYAAFLEKSKTTHALGRPGNPKEVAEAILFLASEKSSFTTGQLLRVDGGRGIMHPR
- a CDS encoding hypothetical protein (NECATOR_CHRI.G2682.T2) yields the protein MPVAIITGASSGIGRATALLFASHKYQLSLTGRNEAALKDVAKECVQQGIAEKDIVISPTDLSAEEAPKTIVDNTLTKFQRIDSLINSAGILRAGAVLDSNISVYDELFNVNVRCLVRLTREALPHIIKSKGTVVNVSSINGPCPFPGVTYYCMSKSAVDQFTKCLALEMAPHGVRVNAVNPGVTVTNLHRRSGQDEATYAAFLEKSKTTHALGRPGNPKEVAEAILFLASEKSSFTTGQLLRVDGLP